The Tursiops truncatus isolate mTurTru1 chromosome 11, mTurTru1.mat.Y, whole genome shotgun sequence genomic sequence ATACTAAACCACAGATCAAAATGCTTAAAGCAGCACAAGCAGGATAAATAggtttaaaagggaaaaaaaaaaagtagttgtaTAGTCAAACTGTCGAAAGCCAAAGGTGAACAGAAAATCTTCAGGGCAGCCAGAGGGCAATTCCATAGGTAGAGACGTTGGGGGAAACCCTCCAGGTGGCAGGAACAGCAGGAGCGAAGGCCGGGGCacaggggtggggtgtgtgtgtgtgtgtgtgtgtgtgtgtgtgtgtgtgagaaagtgCAGGACAGTGATGGAGCCACTTGAACTGCAGCCTGCTGTATGGAGGGGTGGGGGCTGGACGGCAGTCATTGGGAGATAAGTCCCAAGTTAAAGAGGCCTTAAATGCCAAGGAAGGGAATTTATTCTGTAGTCAGGTGGGGAGCCCCTTGGCTCTGAAGCACCACCCAGAGCCTTGAATTTTGTCATGcttttttatgcatctattgaaatgatggtgtggtttttcttcctttattcagTTACTCTCATGAGTTGGCATTCACTGGTTTTCGAATGTTGAGCCAACATTGCCTTCCTGGGTTGAATCCGCTCTGTCGTGACGCCCTAGGCTTCTTATGtattattgaattcagtttgctaatattttgctgaagaTATTTGCTTGTGAAGGGTATTACTCTGTAGTTTTCCTGTAGTAGCCTTGTCTGATGaatggtatcagggtaatactggcagTTTTGGTGTCCATGTAATATAGGCCTCAAAATCACTTgggaagtgttcctttctctgtattCTGAAACAGTTTCTGTAGGTTGGTATTACTTCTTCCTTAAATGCTTGACAATTTGCTGGTAAAGACATCTGGGCATGAAGTTTTgctggttttctgtttctttttgttgttgttctttttgtttgtttttgtactatttcattttaaaggaaaattttaaattatgaattcagttttcttaataGATAAAGGactgttcaggttttctattttgaGTCAGTTCTGATAAATGGTGTTTTTTCAAGAGatatgtccatttcatctaaactGTCAGATTTATTTGGTAGAAAAGGTCACTgcattcctttattatccttttaatgtctgtagtcTTAGTGATGTCCCCTGTTTCATTCCTCATTgtggtaatttgtatcttcttcctgtttttcttgatcagtctaattagaggttgtccactttattgacATTTTGAAATGACCAGCTTTGGTTTTATCgttttttttccctattgtttgcccattttctgtttctttgatttgtgttatttattattttcttctttctgtttatgttgagtttaatttgcatttttctagcttcttaaggtGGAAAGTTAGATGACTTACTTTAAACCCTCTTTTCCaatttaagcatttaaaacagTGAATGTCCCTTAAACACTGCTTAAGCTGCATtctatgtattttgtattttagttttcatttagttcaaaatattttctaatttctcttgtgatttcttctttgaattatggtttatttggaagtatatcatttaatttccaaatatttggagattttccatGTATCTCTTTGTTACTGATTTTAATTATTATGGGGTTGGAGCATGTACTCTATGATTTCAGGCGTTTAAAGCTTGAGGCtcattttatggcccagaatatagtctatcttggtgaatagCTCAAGTGCGCTTGAAAAGAacgtgtgaccttgagcaggtctcGTCACTTACTCTGAACTTGAGGTGCCTTGTCTGTACGCTGCCCTTCTCACCTGTGGGTAAGAAGCAGGCAGTGGGGAGCTTTGAGATGTGGGTAGCTCTTGGTCCTGTAGGCGACATGCCCTGTCTTTTGACCTTGCAGATGGAGTGTGAGGCGGAGCGCCGCCCCTTGGGTGTGTTTGAGTGCCAGCTCTGTGCCTTAACTGCTCCGTATAGCTACGTGGGGCAGCAGCCCCCCGGCGCCCAGTCTGTCGCGTGAGTACCAGGGTCCCAGCACCCCAGGGAGCCCGCCCAGAGCTGGCTGGCCTAAGTCTGACACAGGGCTTGGGTGTTGTGTCTGGGGCCACCCGGCCCAGGCTCTGGGCACTTCAGGTGTGACCCAAGAAGGCATAGGGCAAGGTTCGACGCCATCCGGCTCTCCTAGAACCTCCAAGTCCCTACGTCCCTGCTCAGCCCAGAGTCCAGCACCTGCTCCGGCTGCGGGGTGGAAGCACCGTGGCTCAGGCTGAAACAGCTCAGCAGCTGGGAACGCAGGGAGCCGCAGAGGCCACCGCGTCTGGGGCTGGGCCTTGTCACTGGTCCCGCTGGTTCCTACGATGACACCTTCTCAGCGGGAAGCTGCCCGCCTTGCGGCTCTTGTACTGGTGGGAGTGAGCCCTGAGGACCAGCTTCCTGTGCACCTGCCCACGGATGGCCCAGAGTAGCGCCAGTGGGTCCCGGGGCTTGATTCTTGACCTTCAACTTGTCCTCCATCAGAGGCCACCTTGTGGGGATCTGGCCACTACATTACCTGGGACCGGGGGGGCCAGGCTGGAGGAACCTGGGGTGTCGCCTCGGATCCTATCCTGTCTGTCTCCTTTCTGATGTGCGCTGTGAGGCCAGAACCTTAGCCAGCGTAAAGCGCCCTTTTCTCCCTGTGTGGAAGCAGGCAGTTTGGGAGCGGGTGTCATCCCGGAGGTGAGGGGAGGGCTTGGAGAGCTCGCATGGAGGCCTTGTGCCCGCCCGCCGCCCTGCTGAGTCAGGCTGGGGTCTGGGGGCTGAGTTGCAGCAGCCCTTCTTGGGGCCGAGGAGGAGTGGTTCTTTCCCTGCGGTCGACACGGAGCCCGGAGCAggtctcatttcatcccagccgGGCGCCACTGCTCGCCTCTCTGCTACTACTTGGTGGCACTGGGGGCCACCCCTCCCCGCGATGAGCTCGCACGGCGAGCAGGCCCCGGGGAGGTCCGTGCAGCCGGCTACCTTTCGTCAGCAGAGGTTTGGGCCATTCTGCCCACCGGCACCACTTCCTGTCCCGCAGCCTCCTGGAGGAGAGCTACGTCATGAGGGACCCCTTCACCCCCAACAAGGACAGATTCCTGATCCTCGGCTCGAGATGCAGCGTATGCGGCAGGCTGGTGTGCGTGGGCCCGGTGGGTAAGCCACGTGCAGCCGGGGCCGCTTTCCCTCTCTCCCCGTGGCTGGGACCTCACGTGAGTGACTGTGAGAGAGGTGA encodes the following:
- the CDPF1 gene encoding cysteine-rich DPF motif domain-containing protein 1 isoform X6 — translated: MWVALGPVGDMPCLLTLQMECEAERRPLGVFECQLCALTAPYSYVGQQPPGAQSVALLEESYVMRDPFTPNKDRFLILGSRCSVCGRLVCVGPVGLQFLLLQEILPPLCAGEH
- the CDPF1 gene encoding cysteine-rich DPF motif domain-containing protein 1 isoform X1; the protein is MWVALGPVGDMPCLLTLQMECEAERRPLGVFECQLCALTAPYSYVGQQPPGAQSVALLEESYVMRDPFTPNKDRFLILGSRCSVCGRLVCVGPVGKPRAAGAAFPLSPWLGPHDCSFFYSKRFCLPCVRENIDAFPQEIQQDLEKREVPSKRPASQPGSRT
- the CDPF1 gene encoding cysteine-rich DPF motif domain-containing protein 1 isoform X5, coding for MWVALGPVGDMPCLLTLQMECEAERRPLGVFECQLCALTAPYSYVGQQPPGAQSVALLEESYVMRDPFTPNKDRFLILGSRCSVCGRLVCVGPDCSFFYSKRFCLPCVRENIDAFPQEIQQDLEKREVPSKRPASQPGSRT
- the CDPF1 gene encoding cysteine-rich DPF motif domain-containing protein 1 isoform X2 translates to MECEAERRPLGVFECQLCALTAPYSYVGQQPPGAQSVAGLGHSAHRHHFLSRSLLEESYVMRDPFTPNKDRFLILGSRCSVCGRLVCVGPVGKPRAAGAAFPLSPWLGPHDCSFFYSKRFCLPCVRENIDAFPQEIQQDLEKREVPSKRPASQPGSRT
- the CDPF1 gene encoding cysteine-rich DPF motif domain-containing protein 1 isoform X3; the protein is MWVALGPVGDMPCLLTLQMECEAERRPLGVFECQLCALTAPYSYVGQQPPGAQSVAGLGHSAHRHHFLSRSLLEESYVMRDPFTPNKDRFLILGSRCSVCGRLVCVGPDCSFFYSKRFCLPCVRENIDAFPQEIQQDLEKREVPSKRPASQPGSRT
- the CDPF1 gene encoding cysteine-rich DPF motif domain-containing protein 1 isoform X4; translated protein: MECEAERRPLGVFECQLCALTAPYSYVGQQPPGAQSVALLEESYVMRDPFTPNKDRFLILGSRCSVCGRLVCVGPVGKPRAAGAAFPLSPWLGPHDCSFFYSKRFCLPCVRENIDAFPQEIQQDLEKREVPSKRPASQPGSRT